One part of the Marichromatium purpuratum 984 genome encodes these proteins:
- a CDS encoding phasin family protein yields MSTNETFKTFNDMTTKGMDRMTSLGELNVSIFEKLASRQMDALSLYMDHSMRLMTLATESKGYNEFFKGQVEATKALTERMMDENKATMQVLGETREEYRAWLEKNMAEISADVRKGVAAS; encoded by the coding sequence ATGAGCACGAACGAAACCTTCAAGACCTTCAACGACATGACCACCAAGGGGATGGATCGCATGACCAGCCTCGGTGAACTCAATGTCAGTATCTTCGAGAAGCTCGCCAGCCGTCAGATGGACGCGCTGAGCCTCTACATGGACCACTCGATGCGGCTGATGACGCTTGCCACCGAGTCGAAGGGGTACAATGAGTTCTTTAAGGGCCAGGTCGAGGCGACCAAGGCGTTGACCGAGCGTATGATGGACGAGAACAAAGCCACCATGCAGGTGCTCGGCGAGACCCGCGAGGAGTATCGCGCCTGGCTCGAGAAGAACATGGCCGAGATCAGCGCCGACGTGCGCAAGGGCGTGGCCGCGAGCTGA
- the phbB gene encoding acetoacetyl-CoA reductase gives MSRIALVTGGIGGIGTAICKRLAANGCVVIANHHPAETEVAETWKRERAAEGLEFDTIAADVADPEDCARMATAITERHGPVDILVNCAGITRDKTFKRMEAEHWNAVLDINLKSVFNVTKPLWEGMLERGFGRIINISSVNGQKGQFGQTNYSAAKAGMHGFTMALAQEGAAKGVTVNTVSPGYVETAMTLAMKDEVRESIISGIPMRRMARPDEIAAAVAFLASDETAYVTGANLPVNGGLFIH, from the coding sequence ATGTCTCGTATTGCGCTCGTCACCGGTGGTATCGGCGGTATCGGTACCGCCATCTGCAAGCGCCTCGCTGCCAATGGCTGCGTGGTGATCGCCAACCATCATCCCGCCGAGACCGAGGTCGCCGAGACCTGGAAGCGCGAGCGCGCCGCCGAGGGGTTGGAGTTCGACACCATCGCCGCCGACGTGGCCGATCCCGAGGACTGCGCGCGGATGGCCACGGCGATCACCGAACGTCATGGTCCGGTCGATATCCTCGTCAATTGCGCCGGCATCACCCGCGACAAGACCTTCAAGCGGATGGAGGCCGAGCACTGGAACGCGGTCCTCGACATCAATCTCAAGAGTGTCTTCAATGTCACCAAGCCGCTCTGGGAAGGCATGCTCGAGCGCGGTTTCGGGCGTATCATCAACATCTCGTCGGTGAATGGCCAAAAGGGTCAGTTCGGTCAGACCAACTATTCGGCGGCCAAGGCCGGCATGCATGGCTTCACCATGGCGCTGGCTCAGGAAGGGGCGGCCAAGGGTGTGACCGTGAACACGGTTTCGCCCGGTTATGTCGAGACCGCCATGACCCTGGCGATGAAGGATGAGGTCCGCGAGAGTATCATCTCCGGTATCCCGATGCGTCGGATGGCGCGGCCCGACGAGATCGCCGCCGCGGTGGCCTTCCTCGCGAGCGACGAGACCGCCTATGTCACCGGCGCCAATCTGCCGGTCAATGGCGGGCTCTTCATCCACTGA
- a CDS encoding glycosyltransferase: MPKILTEHPLISVYLPTHNRAALLMRAIDSVLAQDYPHLELIVVDDASTDDTAARIAAHPARARLRYLRQPEPSGACAARNRAIAVARGALITGLDDDDAFLPGRLSGLLARFAEGQWSCVSSSVREHTPRGDITRRVDVGRIDLEAMLHYNRLGNQVLTRTAWLREIGGFDPALPALQDYDTWVRLVTARGAAYRLREASYLQFKDHELTRISGDRTRVLEGLGRFVAKHRDQLAPRHLDSLEILRRRLAGETLPPGDFLRLVNRGNLKGALPLLINTTPTLAALKRLLALRYRAR, encoded by the coding sequence ATGCCCAAGATCCTCACCGAACACCCGCTGATCAGCGTCTACCTGCCGACCCACAACCGCGCCGCGCTGCTGATGCGCGCGATCGACTCGGTGCTCGCCCAGGACTATCCGCATCTCGAACTGATCGTGGTCGACGACGCCTCGACCGATGACACCGCGGCGCGGATCGCGGCACACCCGGCGCGCGCGCGACTGCGCTATCTGCGCCAGCCCGAGCCGAGCGGGGCCTGCGCCGCGCGCAATCGCGCCATCGCCGTCGCGCGCGGGGCGCTGATCACCGGGCTCGACGACGACGACGCCTTCCTGCCTGGGCGGTTGAGCGGACTGCTCGCCCGCTTCGCCGAGGGGCAGTGGTCGTGCGTGAGCAGCTCCGTCCGCGAGCACACCCCACGCGGCGACATCACCCGACGGGTCGATGTTGGGCGGATCGATCTCGAGGCGATGCTCCACTACAACCGGCTGGGCAATCAGGTCCTCACCCGCACCGCGTGGCTGCGCGAGATCGGCGGCTTCGATCCAGCGCTGCCGGCACTGCAGGATTACGACACCTGGGTACGACTGGTGACGGCGCGCGGTGCCGCCTACCGCTTGCGCGAGGCGAGCTATCTGCAGTTCAAGGACCATGAGCTGACACGCATCTCCGGCGACCGCACCCGGGTGCTCGAGGGACTGGGACGCTTCGTCGCCAAGCATCGCGACCAGCTCGCCCCGCGCCATCTCGACTCGCTCGAGATCCTGCGTCGTCGGCTCGCCGGCGAGACGCTGCCGCCGGGCGACTTCCTCCGCCTGGTCAACCGCGGCAACCTCAAGGGGGCGCTGCCGCTGCTGATCAACACCACCCCGACACTTGCCGCGCTCAAGCGACTTCTGGCGCTGCGCTACCGCGCACGCTGA
- a CDS encoding asparagine synthase-related protein, with protein sequence MSGLTLTIDPAQQLPPLTPREPLLTAPGVSLELDPTASEPVRSWEDRRTLILLEGWIHGCEHAPPRRLIEALIEEDWAKAGAALEVLDGDFVLLIHDKTSKRWLIVNDLLARRPLYLLERRGAILVSRDIARAVAADPDRATDPVGAAEMLLFGHGLGERTPWRAIALLAPATLLRIDAEANTERRTLARLSFETPHSNASLDQQAAVLADHFTTACERLSRRADTPVLALSGGLDSRAVAAGLAAIGTPFNCASMARAGWYASSEQRLAAAVAQHLDRPWHCFDVPPSTGADYLRLLQIKQGLNDLDLAFHLPFFDHLRARYGSTMSYITGDGGDKLLPDLGAGLALRDARAACDYIVARRGRFTLDQCAALVGLERADLERALHAHFAAYPEDDGNALHARFLIHERARRWLFEGEDRNRHWFSSLTPFYSMPFLRAALAASRTLKRDYRLYRALLERLDPTLAALPRAGVPGALGSPRFLIHHRLETLAKAHPRPARKLQQLIRRRRGLEPAAPLLGLLRHQLEHSPELDPAAWRPLLASADRRPRTQLLALLNLATQLDPARGATGLAVWRDQLLP encoded by the coding sequence ATGTCCGGCCTGACGCTGACTATCGACCCGGCACAGCAGCTGCCCCCACTCACACCACGAGAGCCGCTGCTCACCGCTCCCGGCGTGTCACTCGAACTCGACCCGACGGCGAGCGAGCCGGTGCGCAGCTGGGAGGACCGACGCACGCTGATATTGCTCGAAGGCTGGATCCACGGCTGCGAGCACGCGCCACCGCGACGACTGATCGAGGCGCTGATCGAGGAGGACTGGGCCAAGGCCGGCGCAGCACTGGAGGTGCTCGACGGCGACTTCGTGCTGCTGATCCACGACAAGACGAGCAAGCGCTGGCTGATCGTCAACGATCTCCTGGCACGCCGCCCGCTCTACCTGCTCGAGCGCCGTGGCGCCATCTTGGTCAGCCGTGACATCGCCCGCGCCGTCGCTGCCGACCCGGATCGCGCCACCGACCCGGTGGGCGCCGCCGAGATGCTGCTGTTCGGTCACGGCCTGGGCGAGCGCACGCCGTGGCGCGCCATCGCCCTGCTCGCCCCGGCGACGCTGCTGCGGATCGACGCCGAGGCCAACACCGAGCGCCGCACCCTGGCACGACTCAGCTTCGAGACGCCGCACAGCAACGCGAGCCTGGACCAACAGGCCGCGGTACTCGCCGATCACTTCACCACCGCCTGCGAGCGACTGAGCAGACGCGCCGACACGCCGGTGCTGGCGCTCAGCGGCGGACTCGACTCGCGCGCGGTCGCCGCCGGCCTTGCCGCCATCGGCACCCCCTTCAACTGCGCGAGCATGGCACGCGCCGGCTGGTACGCCTCGAGCGAACAACGGCTCGCCGCCGCGGTCGCACAGCACCTCGATCGCCCCTGGCACTGCTTCGATGTGCCACCCAGCACCGGCGCCGACTATCTGCGACTGTTGCAGATCAAGCAGGGACTCAACGACCTCGACCTCGCCTTCCACCTGCCCTTCTTCGATCACCTCCGCGCGCGCTACGGCAGCACGATGAGCTATATCACCGGCGACGGCGGCGACAAGCTGCTGCCCGACCTCGGCGCCGGGCTAGCGCTGCGCGACGCGCGCGCGGCCTGTGACTACATCGTGGCGCGCCGCGGGCGCTTCACCCTCGATCAGTGCGCCGCCCTGGTGGGACTGGAGCGCGCGGACCTGGAGCGCGCCCTGCACGCGCACTTCGCCGCCTATCCAGAGGACGACGGCAACGCCCTCCATGCCCGCTTCCTGATCCACGAGCGCGCCCGGCGCTGGCTGTTCGAGGGCGAGGACCGCAACCGTCACTGGTTCTCCAGTCTCACCCCCTTCTACTCCATGCCCTTCCTGCGTGCCGCCCTCGCCGCATCACGCACACTCAAGCGCGACTACCGGCTCTATCGCGCCCTGCTCGAACGGCTCGACCCGACGCTGGCCGCTCTACCACGCGCCGGGGTCCCCGGGGCGCTGGGCTCGCCACGTTTTCTCATCCATCACCGCCTCGAGACGCTGGCCAAGGCGCACCCGCGACCGGCGCGCAAACTCCAGCAACTGATCCGACGCCGACGCGGTCTCGAGCCAGCGGCACCACTCCTCGGACTGTTGCGCCACCAGCTCGAACACAGCCCCGAACTCGACCCGGCCGCCTGGCGTCCGCTCCTCGCCAGCGCCGACCGCCGCCCCCGAACGCAGCTGCTCGCCCTGCTCAACCTCGCCACCCAGCTCGACCCGGCGCGCGGTGCGACCGGACTCGCCGTCTGGCGCGACCAACTCCTGCCCTGA
- a CDS encoding O-antigen ligase family protein, which translates to MRRSSIPGATNPLWGAFVALMMVATLLPLWTPWPALALLPGVALGILMMLGRSPSWGLYAIVFLIPFGNFRQLGGPLPEIKIHWVLALVLLVVLALRLLREQQAVGLLRSNLWPWWGLFLAVSLFSTLWSAYPLEAGQQVLLTLVAMAFFALVLVFLDAHALVRQLPVVIVVSVSLGSMFALIGYLFGVSWFAVEVGDDFTRSTGVTSDPNNLAMLIIFVLPFVVFWLAHGRRPLVRLAALVLLAINLGAMVVSFSRSGGLVTALLLATLLVVNARGLRPRHLGLLFAGGAMALLVALLLVPQGYWERQATLTASDTDRSINRRASYLVVAGDAFEERPLIGHGPGTFRELYAKTDWAQRFDREGATNRRFAHNTYLEVVVGTGVLGLICFLGLLALAARNLWLARRLLLARGDPYHAAQVLHYLLAFLFLLLYMAMFSDVFQKYMLLSLGVSQLWLRFALSASVEGRD; encoded by the coding sequence ATGAGACGATCGAGCATACCAGGGGCCACCAACCCACTGTGGGGCGCCTTCGTCGCGCTGATGATGGTCGCGACCCTGTTGCCGCTGTGGACCCCCTGGCCCGCGCTCGCCCTGCTGCCGGGAGTCGCGCTCGGCATCCTGATGATGCTCGGGCGATCACCGAGCTGGGGGCTCTATGCGATCGTCTTCCTGATCCCCTTCGGCAATTTCCGCCAGCTCGGCGGGCCGCTGCCGGAGATCAAGATCCACTGGGTGCTGGCGCTGGTGTTGCTCGTGGTGCTGGCGTTGCGACTGCTGCGCGAGCAGCAGGCCGTCGGCTTGCTGCGCTCCAACCTGTGGCCCTGGTGGGGGCTGTTTCTCGCCGTCAGCCTGTTCTCGACGCTGTGGTCGGCCTATCCGCTCGAGGCCGGCCAGCAGGTGCTGCTGACTCTGGTGGCGATGGCCTTCTTCGCCCTGGTGCTGGTCTTTCTCGATGCCCACGCGCTGGTGCGGCAGTTGCCGGTGGTGATCGTCGTCTCGGTCTCGCTTGGTTCGATGTTCGCGCTGATCGGCTATCTGTTCGGCGTGTCCTGGTTCGCGGTCGAGGTAGGTGACGACTTCACCCGCAGCACCGGTGTGACCAGCGACCCCAACAATCTGGCGATGCTGATCATCTTTGTATTGCCCTTCGTGGTGTTCTGGTTGGCCCATGGCCGTCGGCCACTGGTCCGACTGGCGGCGCTGGTGCTGTTGGCGATCAACCTCGGCGCCATGGTGGTGAGCTTCTCGCGCAGCGGCGGGCTGGTGACGGCGCTGTTGCTGGCGACGCTGCTGGTGGTCAATGCGCGCGGATTGCGTCCGCGTCATCTCGGGCTGCTGTTCGCCGGCGGGGCGATGGCGTTGCTGGTGGCGCTGCTGCTGGTGCCGCAGGGTTACTGGGAGCGTCAGGCGACGCTCACCGCCTCGGACACCGACCGCTCGATCAACCGTCGCGCCTCCTATCTGGTGGTGGCCGGCGATGCCTTCGAGGAGCGCCCGCTGATCGGGCACGGACCGGGCACCTTCCGCGAGCTCTACGCCAAGACCGACTGGGCGCAGCGTTTCGATCGCGAGGGCGCGACCAATCGTCGCTTTGCCCACAACACCTATCTCGAGGTGGTGGTCGGCACCGGGGTGCTGGGGTTGATCTGCTTTCTCGGCCTGCTGGCGCTGGCGGCGCGCAACCTCTGGCTGGCGCGTCGGCTGCTGCTGGCGCGCGGTGATCCCTATCATGCCGCGCAGGTGTTGCACTATCTGCTCGCCTTCCTCTTCCTGTTGCTCTACATGGCGATGTTCAGCGACGTGTTCCAGAAGTACATGCTGCTCTCGCTCGGGGTATCGCAGCTGTGGCTGCGCTTTGCGCTCAGCGCCTCGGTCGAGGGGAGGGATTGA
- a CDS encoding glycosyltransferase: MVSLALLLTVAAAIAIAIAIAALLALPMLLILLPERRPEAMPGGVLPGAVSLIVPVHGSGAALAAKLDSLRGQHWGTGRLELILSLDGPVVDLPVLPDLPGVDCRVLRNPRRGKYAALNAAVAASAGELLLFSDLDARLAPGALAAMVAVFAEAGVGAACARVAVDREDGLMQARYWDHEGRLKTREMVQLGSITASNGTLLAIRRVLFRPIPAGVVDDLFVGLCAVVAGRRFVFVPEAVALMPPPARTLRRVFARQRRIVCRGLNALRHCPQALSVRRHGRYALALIAHKVLRRAFPLALALGFVTVLALALLDGGGWLVLALAALGGLGGALGLVAALGLDRDPGRWPRVLTLAPWALCVNAGIAMGWYDFLRGRRVTQW; this comes from the coding sequence ATGGTATCGCTCGCTCTCCTGTTGACGGTCGCCGCTGCCATCGCCATCGCCATCGCCATCGCAGCGTTGCTGGCGCTGCCCATGCTGTTGATCCTGCTGCCCGAGCGTCGGCCGGAGGCGATGCCCGGGGGCGTGCTGCCGGGGGCGGTGTCGCTGATCGTGCCGGTGCATGGTTCGGGCGCGGCGCTCGCGGCCAAGCTCGACTCGTTGCGCGGCCAGCACTGGGGCACGGGGCGGCTGGAGCTGATCCTCTCGCTCGACGGTCCGGTCGTCGACCTGCCGGTACTCCCCGACCTGCCCGGGGTCGATTGCCGGGTGCTTCGCAACCCGCGTCGCGGCAAATACGCTGCACTCAACGCTGCGGTCGCGGCGAGCGCGGGCGAGCTGCTGCTGTTCTCCGATCTCGATGCCCGACTCGCCCCCGGTGCGCTGGCGGCGATGGTCGCGGTCTTCGCCGAGGCCGGTGTCGGCGCCGCCTGCGCGCGTGTCGCGGTCGATCGTGAGGACGGGCTGATGCAGGCGCGCTACTGGGATCATGAGGGCCGGCTCAAGACGCGCGAGATGGTCCAGTTGGGCTCAATCACCGCGAGCAACGGCACCCTGCTGGCGATCCGGCGCGTGCTGTTCCGGCCGATCCCGGCAGGCGTGGTCGACGACCTCTTCGTCGGGCTGTGCGCCGTCGTCGCCGGGCGGCGCTTCGTCTTCGTGCCCGAGGCGGTGGCGCTGATGCCGCCGCCGGCGCGCACCCTGCGCCGGGTGTTCGCGCGTCAGCGGCGCATCGTCTGTCGCGGGCTCAACGCGTTGCGCCACTGTCCACAGGCGCTCTCGGTGCGCCGCCATGGTCGTTACGCACTGGCGCTGATCGCGCACAAGGTGTTGCGTCGCGCCTTTCCGCTGGCGCTGGCGTTGGGATTCGTGACGGTGCTCGCGCTGGCGCTGCTCGACGGTGGCGGCTGGCTGGTGCTGGCGCTGGCGGCGCTGGGCGGGCTCGGGGGGGCGCTTGGGCTGGTCGCGGCGCTCGGGCTCGATCGTGACCCCGGGCGCTGGCCACGCGTGCTGACGCTCGCCCCCTGGGCGCTGTGCGTCAACGCAGGGATCGCGATGGGGTGGTACGACTTTCTGCGTGGGCGGCGGGTGACCCAATGGTGA